The following are from one region of the Paenibacillus protaetiae genome:
- the fusA gene encoding elongation factor G, which yields MAREFSLKNTRNIGIMAHIDAGKTTTTERILFYTGRTHKIGEVHEGAATMDWMEQEQERGITITSAATTAQWKGHRINIIDTPGHVDFTVEVERSLRVLDGAVGVFSAKEGVEPQSETVWRQADRYGVPRIAYINKMDIIGADFLNVVKDMRERLQANAVAIQLPIGAESDFVGVVDIVERVAYKYKDDLGKEPEQVEIPAELVDQVEELRMELVEKVAELDEELMMKYLEGEEISIPELKAALRKGVCEVKIFPVIAGSSYRNKGVQMMLDAVVDYLPSPLDVPAIKGTLEDGEESVRHSSDEEPFAALAFKIMTDPYVGKLTFFRVYSGILKSGSYVLNSTKNKRERIGRILQMHANSRQEITEVYAGDIAAAVGLKDTITGDTLCDEKNVIILESMNFPEPVIEVAIEPKTKADQDKLGIAISKLAEEDPTFRAYTDEETNQTIIAGMGELHLEILVDRMLREFKVETNVGQPQVAYRETFRQAAKVEGKFVRQSGGKGQYGHCWVEFTPLEPGEGFIFENKVVGGAIPREFIAPIQAGIEESMKNGVIAGFPMVDIKATVFDGSYHDVDSSEMAFKIAGSMALKAAKEKCAPVLLEPIMKVEVTVPEEYMGDVMGMLNSRRGRIEGMDTRSGAQIIRAKVPLAEMFGYSTTLRSGTQGRGVFSMELSHYEEVPRSISEAIIAKKSS from the coding sequence ATGGCAAGAGAGTTCTCCTTGAAAAATACGCGTAATATCGGGATTATGGCGCATATTGACGCTGGTAAAACCACAACGACTGAACGGATCTTGTTCTATACGGGCCGTACCCACAAAATCGGCGAAGTGCATGAAGGCGCTGCGACGATGGACTGGATGGAACAAGAACAAGAGCGCGGCATCACGATTACGTCTGCCGCAACGACCGCTCAGTGGAAGGGTCACCGCATTAATATCATTGACACCCCGGGACACGTTGACTTCACAGTAGAAGTTGAACGCTCCCTGCGCGTATTGGACGGGGCCGTTGGGGTTTTCAGTGCAAAAGAAGGCGTTGAGCCGCAGTCCGAGACTGTATGGCGTCAAGCTGACCGTTACGGCGTACCTCGTATCGCTTACATCAACAAAATGGACATTATCGGCGCGGACTTCCTGAATGTTGTTAAAGACATGCGTGAACGTCTGCAAGCCAATGCGGTAGCTATCCAGCTTCCAATTGGTGCTGAAAGTGACTTTGTTGGCGTAGTCGACATTGTTGAGCGCGTAGCGTACAAATACAAAGACGACCTCGGCAAAGAGCCTGAGCAAGTCGAAATTCCTGCTGAGCTTGTAGACCAAGTCGAAGAGCTCCGTATGGAACTGGTTGAGAAAGTAGCAGAACTCGACGAAGAGCTGATGATGAAGTACCTGGAAGGCGAAGAAATTTCGATTCCGGAACTGAAAGCAGCACTCCGCAAAGGCGTTTGCGAAGTTAAAATCTTCCCGGTTATCGCTGGTTCCTCGTACCGCAACAAAGGCGTTCAAATGATGCTTGACGCGGTTGTTGACTACCTGCCATCCCCGCTTGACGTACCAGCTATTAAAGGTACGCTCGAAGACGGCGAAGAGTCGGTACGCCATTCTTCCGATGAAGAGCCGTTCGCGGCTTTGGCGTTCAAGATCATGACTGACCCTTATGTTGGTAAATTGACGTTCTTCCGTGTATACTCGGGTATCCTGAAATCCGGTTCCTATGTTCTGAACTCGACGAAGAACAAACGTGAACGTATCGGACGGATTCTCCAAATGCACGCGAACAGCCGTCAAGAAATCACGGAAGTTTACGCGGGTGACATCGCTGCTGCGGTTGGTCTGAAAGACACGATCACAGGCGACACGCTTTGCGACGAAAAGAATGTTATCATTCTTGAATCGATGAACTTCCCTGAACCGGTTATCGAAGTTGCTATCGAGCCTAAAACGAAAGCTGACCAAGATAAACTCGGTATCGCGATTTCCAAGCTTGCTGAAGAAGATCCAACCTTCCGCGCTTACACCGACGAAGAAACGAACCAAACGATCATCGCAGGTATGGGTGAGCTTCACCTTGAAATCCTCGTTGACCGTATGCTTCGCGAATTTAAGGTTGAGACGAATGTTGGTCAACCTCAGGTTGCTTATCGCGAAACGTTCCGTCAAGCAGCAAAAGTTGAAGGTAAATTCGTTCGTCAGTCCGGCGGTAAAGGTCAATACGGCCATTGCTGGGTTGAGTTTACTCCACTGGAGCCAGGCGAAGGCTTTATCTTCGAAAACAAAGTCGTTGGTGGCGCAATTCCTCGTGAATTCATCGCTCCTATCCAAGCGGGTATTGAAGAGTCGATGAAAAACGGCGTAATTGCCGGCTTCCCAATGGTTGATATTAAAGCTACCGTATTCGACGGTTCGTACCATGACGTCGACTCTTCGGAAATGGCGTTTAAAATCGCTGGTTCCATGGCGCTGAAAGCAGCGAAGGAGAAATGTGCTCCTGTACTGCTTGAGCCAATCATGAAGGTCGAAGTTACCGTTCCTGAAGAATACATGGGCGACGTAATGGGTATGCTGAACTCCCGTCGCGGTCGCATCGAAGGTATGGATACGCGTTCCGGCGCACAAATTATCCGTGCTAAGGTGCCTCTTGCAGAGATGTTCGGTTACTCGACTACGCTT
- the rpoB gene encoding DNA-directed RNA polymerase subunit beta: MRGEVKLAGQLVQYGRRTRRSYARINEVLEVPNLIEIQQKSYEKFLESDLLELFQDISPIQDFTGNLSLEFIDYSLGEPKYSVDDSKERDVTYAAPLRVKVRLFNKETGEVKEQEVFMGDFPLMTETGTFIINGAERVIVSQLVRSPSVYFSTKVDKNGKKTYTATVIPNRGAWLELETDAKDIIYVRIDRTRKIPVTVLLRALGFGTDAEILELLGNDEYIRNTLDKDNTDSTEKALIEIYERLRPGEPPTLDNARSLLVARFFDPKRYDLANVGRYKINKKLHIKNRLFNQRLAETLFDPDTGEIIAEAGQVIDRRLLDEILDRLETNVGFKTYHVAGGVLESDSIPLQAVNVFSPLDETKVIKVISNGIIDKAVKHITPADIIASINYFINLLHGVGNTDDIDHLGNRRLRSVGELLQNQFRIGLSRMERVVRERMSIQDANAITPQALINIRPVIASIKEFFGSSQLSQFMDQTNPLAELTHKRRLSALGPGGLTRERAGMEVRDVHPSHYGRMCPIETPEGPNIGLINSLSTFARINEYGFIEAPYRWIDPKTGRVTDQVTYMTADEEDNYVVGQANALLNEDGSFVEETNIVRYNKQADNILTMPSSRIDYMDVSPKQVVSVATALIPFLENDDSNRALMGSNMQRQAVPLLIPKAPFVGTGMEHKAAKDSGVCIVSKYDGIIERVTANEIWLRRVETIDGREVHGDLIKHKVHKFMRSNQGTCINQRPIVRKGEVIKKGDILADGPSTEQGELALGRNVVVAFMTWEGYNYEDAILLSEKLVKEDVYTSIHIEEYESEARDTKLGPEEITRDIPNVGEEALKNLDERGIIRVGAEIGAGDILVGKVTPKGVTELTAEERLLHAIFGEKAREVRDTSLRVPHGTDGIVVDVKVFTRENGDELPPGVNQLVRVYIAQKRKISQGDKMAGRHGNKGVIARIMPEEDMPFLPDGTPVEVVLNPLGVPSRMNIGQAFEVHLGMACKLLGIHAATPVFDGARENDVFDTLVEAGMQRNGKTVLYDGRTGETFEREVTVGVMYMIKLAHMVDDKIHARSTGPYSLVTQQPLGGKAQFGGQRFGEMEVWALEAYGAAHTLQEILTVKSDDVVGRVKTYESIVKGENVPEPGVPESFKVLIKELQSLGMDVKILSENEEEIEMKESDDEDDAAGDKLNLNLEGAEVGAE, translated from the coding sequence ATGAGGGGTGAGGTAAAGTTGGCAGGACAACTTGTTCAGTATGGTCGGCGCACGCGTAGAAGCTATGCCCGAATCAACGAGGTGCTGGAAGTCCCAAACCTAATTGAGATCCAACAAAAATCGTACGAGAAGTTTCTGGAAAGCGATCTGCTAGAACTGTTCCAGGATATCTCGCCGATTCAGGACTTTACGGGGAATCTATCACTTGAGTTTATCGATTATAGCTTGGGGGAACCTAAGTATTCGGTTGACGATTCGAAAGAGCGCGATGTGACGTATGCTGCTCCATTACGCGTTAAGGTGCGGCTGTTCAATAAGGAAACCGGCGAAGTGAAGGAACAAGAAGTGTTCATGGGTGACTTCCCGCTGATGACCGAGACCGGCACGTTTATTATTAACGGGGCGGAACGGGTTATCGTCAGTCAATTGGTTCGATCCCCAAGTGTATATTTCAGCACGAAGGTTGATAAGAACGGGAAGAAGACATACACGGCTACTGTCATTCCTAACCGCGGCGCATGGCTCGAGCTTGAAACGGACGCCAAAGATATCATTTACGTTCGGATCGACCGCACGCGCAAAATCCCGGTAACGGTTCTTTTGCGTGCGCTTGGTTTCGGCACCGATGCCGAAATTTTGGAGCTGCTTGGCAATGACGAGTATATCCGCAATACGCTCGACAAGGATAACACCGACTCGACGGAAAAAGCATTGATCGAAATTTATGAACGTCTTCGTCCAGGCGAGCCGCCGACATTGGACAACGCAAGAAGCCTGCTCGTTGCGCGCTTCTTTGATCCAAAACGGTATGACCTTGCAAACGTAGGCCGTTACAAAATAAACAAAAAGCTTCACATCAAAAATCGCTTGTTCAACCAACGTCTTGCTGAGACGCTGTTTGATCCGGACACAGGCGAAATTATCGCTGAAGCTGGTCAAGTGATTGACCGCAGACTGCTTGACGAAATTTTGGACCGTCTTGAAACCAACGTAGGTTTCAAAACCTACCATGTTGCAGGCGGCGTTCTGGAATCCGACAGCATTCCGCTTCAAGCCGTTAACGTATTCTCGCCGCTGGATGAGACGAAGGTGATCAAAGTCATCTCGAACGGTATTATCGACAAAGCGGTGAAGCATATTACGCCGGCCGATATTATCGCATCCATCAACTATTTCATCAACCTGTTGCATGGCGTAGGCAACACGGACGATATTGACCATTTGGGCAACCGCCGCCTTCGTTCCGTTGGCGAACTGCTGCAAAACCAGTTCCGTATCGGTTTGTCCCGTATGGAACGCGTTGTCCGCGAAAGAATGTCCATTCAGGACGCGAATGCGATTACGCCGCAGGCTCTTATTAATATACGCCCGGTCATTGCGTCCATTAAGGAATTTTTTGGCTCTTCGCAGCTGTCGCAGTTTATGGACCAGACGAACCCGCTTGCCGAGCTTACGCATAAACGCCGTTTGTCCGCTCTTGGACCTGGCGGTTTGACGCGTGAACGGGCTGGCATGGAAGTCCGCGACGTCCATCCGTCCCACTATGGACGGATGTGCCCGATCGAGACGCCGGAAGGTCCGAACATCGGTCTGATCAACTCCTTGTCGACGTTTGCCCGGATCAATGAGTATGGCTTTATTGAAGCGCCATACCGTTGGATCGATCCGAAGACAGGTCGGGTAACGGATCAAGTTACCTATATGACTGCCGATGAAGAAGACAACTACGTTGTAGGCCAAGCGAACGCTTTGCTGAACGAAGACGGTTCATTTGTGGAAGAGACCAACATTGTCCGTTACAATAAGCAAGCCGATAACATTTTGACGATGCCGTCCAGCCGGATTGACTATATGGACGTATCGCCGAAACAGGTTGTTTCCGTGGCGACGGCTCTTATTCCGTTCCTTGAGAACGATGACTCGAACCGCGCCTTGATGGGATCGAACATGCAACGCCAAGCTGTACCGCTTCTTATTCCGAAAGCTCCGTTCGTCGGAACGGGCATGGAGCATAAAGCGGCGAAAGACTCGGGTGTATGTATTGTATCCAAGTACGACGGTATTATTGAACGGGTTACGGCAAATGAAATTTGGCTGCGTCGTGTTGAGACAATCGACGGCCGCGAAGTTCACGGTGACCTGATTAAACATAAAGTTCATAAATTTATGCGTTCCAACCAAGGTACCTGCATCAACCAGCGCCCAATCGTCCGCAAAGGCGAAGTAATCAAAAAAGGCGACATTCTGGCTGACGGCCCTTCGACGGAACAAGGCGAATTGGCGCTTGGCCGCAACGTAGTCGTTGCCTTCATGACTTGGGAAGGTTACAACTACGAGGATGCCATCCTGCTTAGCGAAAAACTTGTGAAAGAAGACGTGTACACGTCCATTCACATTGAGGAATATGAATCCGAAGCCCGCGATACGAAGCTGGGGCCGGAAGAAATTACACGCGACATCCCGAACGTTGGGGAAGAAGCGCTCAAAAACCTCGACGAACGCGGTATTATCCGTGTCGGCGCCGAAATTGGCGCGGGCGACATTCTGGTCGGCAAAGTAACGCCTAAAGGCGTAACGGAGCTTACGGCAGAAGAACGCTTGCTGCATGCCATCTTTGGCGAAAAGGCACGCGAAGTTCGCGATACGTCGCTCCGTGTACCGCATGGTACGGACGGCATCGTTGTAGACGTGAAAGTATTTACGCGCGAGAACGGCGACGAGCTGCCTCCGGGCGTTAATCAGCTTGTCCGTGTTTACATCGCTCAGAAGCGTAAAATTTCGCAAGGCGATAAAATGGCAGGACGCCACGGTAACAAAGGGGTTATCGCGCGCATCATGCCGGAAGAAGATATGCCGTTCCTGCCGGACGGCACGCCGGTTGAGGTCGTTCTGAACCCGCTGGGCGTACCTTCCCGGATGAACATCGGTCAAGCGTTTGAAGTCCATCTTGGCATGGCCTGCAAGCTGCTCGGCATTCATGCGGCAACGCCGGTATTTGACGGCGCGCGTGAAAATGACGTATTTGACACCCTTGTAGAAGCCGGCATGCAGCGCAACGGTAAAACCGTTCTGTACGACGGCCGCACAGGCGAAACGTTTGAACGTGAAGTAACTGTAGGCGTCATGTACATGATCAAACTGGCGCACATGGTCGATGATAAAATCCATGCCCGCTCGACAGGCCCTTACTCGCTTGTTACCCAGCAGCCGCTGGGTGGTAAAGCGCAGTTCGGCGGCCAGCGTTTCGGGGAGATGGAAGTATGGGCGCTTGAAGCTTACGGTGCCGCTCATACGCTGCAAGAAATCCTCACGGTTAAGTCTGACGACGTGGTTGGCCGCGTGAAGACGTACGAATCGATCGTGAAGGGCGAGAACGTACCGGAGCCAGGCGTTCCGGAATCGTTTAAGGTATTGATCAAAGAGCTTCAAAGCCTTGGCATGGACGTAAAAATCCTGTCCGAGAATGAAGAGGAAATCGAGATGAAAGAATCGGACGATGAAGATGATGCAGCGGGCGATAAACTGAATCTCAACCTTGAAGGCGCAGAAGTTGGCGCGGAATAA
- the rpsL gene encoding 30S ribosomal protein S12: MPTINQLVRKGRQAKVVKSKSPALQRGFNALKREATDISAPQKRGVCTRVGTMTPKKPNSALRKYARVRLTNRIEVTAYIPGIGHNLQEHSVVLIRGGRVKDLPGVRYHIVRGALDTAGVNNRMQSRSKYGTKRPKAKK; this comes from the coding sequence ATGCCAACAATTAACCAACTCGTTCGTAAAGGACGTCAAGCAAAAGTGGTAAAGTCGAAATCTCCAGCCCTGCAAAGAGGTTTTAACGCTCTGAAACGGGAAGCTACGGATATTAGCGCTCCACAAAAACGTGGTGTCTGCACTCGTGTAGGTACTATGACTCCTAAGAAACCGAACTCCGCACTTCGTAAATATGCGCGTGTACGTTTGACGAACCGCATCGAGGTGACAGCTTACATTCCAGGTATCGGTCACAACTTGCAAGAGCACAGCGTTGTACTGATCCGCGGGGGCCGCGTAAAAGACCTTCCGGGTGTACGTTACCACATCGTTCGTGGTGCGCTTGATACTGCAGGTGTGAACAACCGTATGCAATCTCGTTCGAAATACGGCACGAAACGTCCTAAAGCTAAAAAATAA
- the rpsG gene encoding 30S ribosomal protein S7, producing MPRKGPVTKRDVLPDPVYNSKLVTRLINRIMLDGKRGVAQTILYDAFKLVQERTGKDPMEVYEAALKNIMPVLEVKARRVGGANYQVPIEVKPERRTSLGLRWLVNYSRNRGEKTMEERLAAEIIDASNNTGASVKKREDTHKMAEANKAFAHYRW from the coding sequence ATGCCACGCAAAGGTCCTGTAACAAAACGCGATGTGCTGCCGGATCCGGTTTACAACAGCAAACTGGTAACGCGCCTCATCAACCGCATCATGCTTGACGGCAAACGCGGTGTTGCACAAACGATTCTGTATGATGCATTCAAGCTGGTTCAAGAGCGCACGGGTAAAGATCCGATGGAAGTTTATGAAGCTGCTTTGAAAAACATCATGCCAGTACTTGAGGTTAAAGCTCGCCGTGTCGGCGGTGCCAACTACCAAGTACCGATCGAAGTTAAACCAGAACGCCGTACGTCGCTTGGTCTCCGTTGGCTCGTGAACTACTCGCGCAACCGCGGTGAGAAAACGATGGAAGAACGTTTGGCTGCTGAGATCATCGATGCATCCAACAACACTGGCGCTTCTGTTAAGAAACGTGAAGATACGCACAAAATGGCGGAAGCAAACAAAGCATTCGCTCACTACCGTTGGTAG
- a CDS encoding ribosomal L7Ae/L30e/S12e/Gadd45 family protein: MQFKVGAKQTTKMLEQGRAIEVYIARDADPKMRDKIAHLCERLEVPIRWIDTMKLLGETCGIDVGAATAALVHAEQ; this comes from the coding sequence ATGCAATTTAAAGTTGGCGCAAAACAGACGACGAAGATGCTCGAGCAAGGTCGTGCAATCGAAGTCTACATTGCCCGTGATGCAGATCCGAAGATGAGAGACAAGATCGCTCATCTGTGTGAACGTTTAGAGGTGCCGATCAGATGGATCGATACCATGAAGCTGCTTGGCGAAACCTGCGGAATTGACGTAGGGGCTGCAACAGCTGCACTCGTACATGCGGAACAATAA
- the rpoC gene encoding DNA-directed RNA polymerase subunit beta', producing MLDVNNFEYMKIGLASPDKIRSWSRGEVKKPETINYRTLKPEKEGLFCEKIFGPQKDWECHCGKYKRVRYKGVVCDRCGVEVTRAKVRRERMGHIELAAPVSHIWYFKGIPSRMGLALDMSPRSLEEIIYFASYVVTDPGDTPLEKKQLLSEKEYRSYREKYGYGFQAGMGAEAVKKLLQDIDVEKELETLKEELRTAQGQRRNRAIKRLEVIEAFRNSGNQPDWMILDVLPVIPPELRPMVQLDGGRFATSDLNDLYRRVINRNNRLKRLLDLGAPDIIVQNEKRMLQEAVDALIDNGRRGRPVTGPGNRPLKSLSHMLKGKQGRFRQNLLGKRVDYSGRSVIVVGPDLKMFQCGLPKEMALELFKPFVMKELVNKGLAHNIKSAKRKVERVSAEVWDVLEEVIKEHPVLLNRAPTLHRLGIQAFEPILVEGRAIRLHPLVCTAYNADFDGDQMAVHVPLSAEAQTEARLLMLAAGNILNPKDGKPVVTPSQDMVLGSYYLTMDNNEAKGAGSVFATVNEAVSAYQREIVSLHARIFIPARVLNKTGFTKEQNESLISTTVGKVIFNEIFPADFPYINEATKVNLLQGTPDKYFVHEKGTDLKKFAEALPIAGGVGKEYLGTIIAECFRKYHTTQTSITLDRIKQLGFTYSTRAGVSIAVSDVVVPKEKADILSEAENQAKVVTNQYRRGLITNDERYDRVIDIWGKAKDRITDVLMKSMDRYNNIMLMVDSKARGNKSQITQLGGMRGLMANPAGRIIELPIKSNFREGLTVLEYFISTHGARKGLADTALRTADSGYLTRRLVDVAQDVIVREDDCGTDKGFTVHKIQDGKEVIEDLYDRIEGRYSFETVRHPVTKEIIVNRNELIDSDKAEAIVDAGIEKIQIRSILSCRARHGVCKICYGRNLATGKHVEIGEAVGIIAAQSIGEPGTQLTMRTFHTGGVAGDDITQGLPRIQELFEARNPKGQAIITELDGVIKEIREAKDRREIEVQGEAETKVYAVTYGSRIRVTEGQHVEAGDELTDGSIDPKDMLRIKGIRGVQNYILQEVQRVYRNQGVEINDKHIEVMVKQMLRKIRIVDAGDTTLLPGAFVDMHEYEEANRDAILAGKEPAVAKPVLLGITKASLETDSFLSAASFQETTRVLTDAAIKGKVDQLLGLKENVIIGKLIPAGTGMTRYRNIRFAGIEEEQEAAQGELESEAVTVD from the coding sequence TTGTTGGACGTGAACAACTTCGAGTATATGAAAATTGGTCTGGCATCGCCGGATAAAATTCGTTCTTGGTCCCGCGGAGAAGTGAAAAAACCGGAAACAATCAACTACAGAACGTTGAAGCCGGAAAAGGAAGGGCTCTTCTGCGAGAAAATTTTTGGACCGCAGAAAGACTGGGAATGTCACTGCGGCAAATATAAACGGGTTCGTTATAAAGGCGTCGTGTGCGACCGCTGCGGCGTTGAAGTAACCCGCGCGAAAGTTCGCCGCGAACGGATGGGCCATATCGAATTGGCTGCTCCTGTATCGCATATTTGGTACTTTAAAGGGATTCCAAGCCGCATGGGTCTTGCTTTGGATATGTCTCCTCGTTCGCTTGAGGAAATTATCTACTTTGCATCCTATGTCGTAACCGACCCTGGAGATACGCCGCTCGAGAAAAAACAACTGCTGTCCGAAAAAGAATACCGCAGCTACCGTGAAAAATACGGCTACGGATTCCAAGCCGGCATGGGCGCTGAAGCGGTTAAAAAGCTTTTGCAGGACATTGATGTGGAAAAAGAGCTTGAGACGCTGAAAGAAGAGCTTCGTACGGCGCAAGGCCAACGCCGCAACCGTGCGATCAAACGTCTGGAAGTCATCGAGGCATTCCGTAATTCCGGCAACCAGCCGGATTGGATGATTCTTGATGTGCTGCCGGTTATTCCGCCGGAGCTTCGCCCGATGGTTCAGCTCGACGGCGGACGTTTTGCAACGTCTGACCTGAACGATCTGTACCGCCGCGTTATTAACCGCAACAACCGTCTGAAACGCCTTCTGGATCTTGGCGCACCGGACATTATCGTGCAAAACGAGAAACGGATGCTGCAAGAAGCCGTTGACGCTTTGATCGATAACGGCCGCCGCGGCCGTCCGGTAACTGGCCCGGGCAACCGTCCTTTGAAATCGCTCAGCCATATGCTGAAAGGTAAACAAGGCCGTTTCCGCCAAAACTTGCTCGGTAAACGCGTTGACTATTCCGGCCGTTCCGTTATCGTCGTAGGTCCGGACCTGAAAATGTTCCAATGCGGCCTGCCGAAAGAGATGGCTTTGGAGCTGTTTAAGCCTTTCGTCATGAAAGAGCTTGTTAATAAAGGTCTTGCTCATAACATCAAAAGCGCAAAACGCAAAGTAGAACGCGTAAGCGCAGAAGTGTGGGACGTTCTGGAGGAAGTTATCAAAGAACATCCGGTTCTGCTGAACCGTGCCCCTACGCTTCACAGACTCGGTATTCAAGCGTTTGAACCGATTTTGGTGGAAGGCCGCGCTATCCGCCTCCATCCGCTCGTATGTACGGCGTACAACGCCGACTTCGACGGCGACCAAATGGCCGTTCACGTTCCGCTGTCCGCAGAAGCCCAAACGGAAGCACGTCTTCTGATGCTTGCTGCAGGCAACATTTTGAACCCGAAAGACGGCAAGCCTGTCGTTACGCCTTCGCAGGATATGGTTCTTGGCAGCTACTATCTGACGATGGACAATAACGAAGCCAAAGGCGCCGGATCGGTATTCGCAACCGTAAATGAAGCAGTATCGGCTTATCAGCGCGAGATTGTCTCGCTGCATGCCCGTATCTTCATCCCTGCGCGCGTGTTGAACAAAACAGGCTTTACCAAAGAGCAGAACGAATCGCTTATCTCGACTACGGTCGGCAAGGTGATCTTTAACGAGATTTTCCCTGCAGACTTCCCGTATATTAACGAGGCAACGAAAGTTAATCTGCTTCAAGGTACACCTGATAAATATTTCGTGCATGAAAAAGGTACTGACCTGAAAAAATTTGCAGAAGCGCTGCCGATTGCCGGCGGTGTCGGCAAAGAGTACCTCGGTACGATTATCGCCGAGTGTTTCCGCAAATACCATACGACACAAACGTCGATTACGCTTGACCGCATCAAGCAGCTCGGTTTCACGTATTCCACGCGTGCCGGCGTTTCGATCGCCGTATCCGACGTTGTCGTGCCGAAAGAAAAAGCGGATATCCTGAGCGAAGCGGAAAATCAAGCGAAAGTTGTTACGAATCAATACCGTCGCGGTTTGATTACGAATGACGAACGTTATGACCGTGTTATCGATATTTGGGGTAAAGCGAAAGATCGCATTACCGACGTGCTGATGAAATCAATGGACCGCTACAACAACATCATGCTTATGGTTGATTCCAAAGCGCGCGGTAACAAATCGCAGATCACGCAGCTTGGCGGCATGCGCGGCCTGATGGCCAACCCGGCCGGCCGCATCATCGAGTTGCCGATCAAATCGAACTTCCGCGAAGGCCTGACCGTCCTCGAGTACTTCATCTCGACGCACGGTGCGCGTAAAGGTCTCGCCGATACGGCTCTTCGTACAGCCGACTCGGGTTACTTGACCCGCCGTCTGGTTGACGTTGCGCAAGACGTTATCGTTCGTGAAGACGATTGCGGTACGGACAAAGGCTTTACCGTTCATAAAATCCAGGACGGCAAAGAAGTTATCGAGGATCTGTACGACCGTATTGAAGGCCGTTACTCCTTCGAGACGGTTCGTCATCCAGTGACGAAAGAAATTATTGTGAACCGCAACGAATTGATTGATTCGGACAAAGCAGAAGCTATCGTAGATGCTGGTATCGAAAAGATCCAAATTCGTTCGATCTTGAGCTGCCGCGCCCGCCATGGCGTGTGCAAAATTTGCTACGGCCGCAACCTGGCAACAGGCAAGCACGTAGAGATCGGCGAAGCTGTCGGCATCATCGCTGCCCAATCGATCGGCGAGCCGGGAACCCAGCTCACCATGCGTACATTCCATACCGGCGGCGTTGCCGGCGACGATATTACGCAAGGTTTGCCGCGTATCCAGGAGCTTTTCGAAGCGCGTAACCCGAAAGGCCAAGCGATCATTACGGAGCTTGACGGCGTAATCAAAGAGATTCGCGAAGCGAAAGACCGCCGCGAAATCGAAGTGCAAGGCGAAGCGGAAACGAAGGTCTATGCCGTTACTTACGGCTCCCGTATCCGTGTAACCGAAGGGCAGCATGTAGAAGCCGGCGATGAGCTGACCGATGGTTCCATTGACCCGAAAGACATGCTGCGCATTAAAGGTATCCGTGGCGTTCAGAACTACATCCTTCAGGAAGTTCAACGCGTATACCGGAATCAGGGCGTAGAAATCAACGACAAGCATATCGAAGTCATGGTTAAGCAAATGCTTCGCAAAATCCGTATCGTTGATGCGGGCGATACGACGCTGCTGCCAGGCGCTTTTGTTGATATGCATGAATACGAAGAAGCAAACCGCGATGCAATCTTGGCCGGCAAAGAACCTGCCGTTGCAAAACCGGTATTGCTCGGTATTACCAAAGCTTCCCTCGAAACGGATTCCTTCTTGTCCGCTGCGTCGTTCCAAGAAACGACCCGCGTGCTTACCGACGCTGCCATCAAAGGCAAAGTCGATCAGCTGCTCGGCCTGAAAGAAAACGTCATTATCGGCAAGCTGATTCCGGCAGGTACGGGGATGACCCGCTACCGGAATATCCGTTTTGCCGGTATCGAAGAAGAGCAAGAAGCAGCGCAAGGCGAGCTGGAGTCCGAAGCGGTTACGGTTGATTAA